One window from the genome of Oryza glaberrima chromosome 3, OglaRS2, whole genome shotgun sequence encodes:
- the LOC127766736 gene encoding myosin-binding protein 7-like translates to MDEDHDCDPDQPPAGAAAGASPCSCCSTPCAVATWRRSVKRKLGEEKGDGEGEGEGAVVLARVEAEEEAAALREAVAAAQETAAALRSEVEEERLAAASAASEAMAMMLRLQREKAEVQMELRQFRRFADEKMALDAAEIDHLRAALARRARHLARLRSTLREYRHTCLRLGIPLAEGDQADELALDDGFVLEGEDGDGAGYYPELRCYDGEYYYEDGQKEGEEEDDPVVVDLERRIYLLEHDHKNHGVELCLEEEEDAPLYADEPLPDSSEQELNSVYVDEALPEGTVQERNQCSDDDDELPESPAARNGSEEEGSDSDGGRSGSGSDRVYTIDKVHQGATAPAARVLENYQDGEVEPDIKKLYMRLEALEADRESMRQALVAMHSEKAQLVLLREIAQQLAKDATPANTGGFGVVPTVHHFPGKQDGFRDQRFRENRKMAIAKRLSMVALCKWIVALFCSQKRNPSQSRYTFGLSGNNVGLLVLLDKYPRIQKTLTRRK, encoded by the exons ATGGACGAGGACCACGACTGCGACCCCGACCAGCcgccggccggagcggcggcgggggcgagcCCGTGCTCGTGCTGCTCGACGCCGTGCGCGGTCGCGACGTGGCGGCGGTCGGTGAAGAGGAAgctgggggaggagaagggggatggggagggggagggggaaggggcggTGGTGCTGGcgcgggtggaggcggaggaggaggcggcggcgctgcgggaggcggtggcggcggcgcaggagacggCCGCGGCGCTGCGgtcggaggtggaggaggagcggctCGCGGCGGCCAGCGCCGCGAGCGAGGCCATGGCCATGATGCTGCGCCTGCAGCGGGAGAAGGCCGAGGTCCAGATGGAGCTCCGCCAGTTCCGCCGCTTCGCCGACGAGAAGATGgcgctcgacgccgccgagATCGAccacctccgcgccgccctcgcccgccgcgcccgccacctGGCGCGCCTCCGCTCCACGCTCCGGGAGTACCGCCACACGTGCCTCCGCCTCGGCATCCCACTCGCCGAGGGCGACCAAGCCGATGAGTTGGCCCTAGACGACGGGTTCGTTCTCGAgggcgaggatggcgacggcgccggaTACTACCCAGAGCTACGCTGCTACGACGGGGAGTACTACTACGAGGATGGCCAaaaggagggcgaggaggaggacgatcCCGTTGTCGTCGATCTGGAGCGCCGGATCTACCTCCTCGAGCACGACCACAAAAACCATGGAGTTGAGCTGTGcttggaggaagaggaagacgcTCCACTTTATGCAGACGAGCCGCTGCCGGATTCATCTGAGCAGGAATTGAACAGCGTATATGTCGACGAGGCATTGCCTGAAGGGACTGTGCAGGAAAGAAACCAATgcagtgatgatgatgatgagttgCCGGAGTCTCCAGCTGCTAGAAATGGCAGTGAGGAAGAGGGAAGCGATAGTGATGGTGGTCGCAGCGGCAGTGGCAGCGATAGGGTATACACAATCGACAAGGTGCATCAAGGTGCTACTGCTCCAGCAGCTAGGGTCTTAGAGAATTACCAGGATGGGGAAGTGGAGCCAGACATTAAGAAGCTATACATGAGATTGGAGGCGCTGGAGGCAGACCGGGAGTCAATGCGGCAAGCCCTGGTGGCAATGCACTCGGAGAAGGCTCAGCTTGTGCTCCTCCGGGAGATTGCACAGCAGCTAGCCAAGGATGCTACTCCAGCTAACACAGGAGGATTTGGGGTGGTGCCAACTGTGCACCATTTTCCTGGAAAGCAAGATGGGTTCAGAGATCAGAGGTTTCGGGAAAACAGGAAGATGGCGATTGCCAAGAGACTCTCCATGGTTGCGTTGTGTAAG TGGATTGTTGCTTTATTTTGCTCTCAGAAAAGGAACCCATCACAAAGCAG GTACACATTTGGTCTATCTGGCAACAATGTCGGCTTGCTAGTACTCCTGGACAAGTACCCGCGGATTCAGAAAACTCTCACAAGAAGAAAGTAA
- the LOC127766737 gene encoding probable E3 ubiquitin-protein ligase BAH1-like 1 isoform X1, whose product MKFGAIYEEYLREQQDKYLAKCSHVEYKRLKKVLKKCRVGRSLQEDCPNGDQQEGNNESPDICKCNSCTLCDQMFFTELTKEASEIAGCFSSRVQRLLNLHVPSGFLRYIWRVRQCFIDDQQIMVQEGRMLLNYVTMNAIAIRKILKKYDKIHGSVSGRDFKSKMQTDHIELLQSPWLIELGAFHLNCNSSDIDETVGFLKNEFFKNFSCDLTEARPLMTMAISETMKYEYSLTCPICLDTLFNPYALSCGHLFCKGCACGAASVYIFQGVKYAPPEAKCPVCRSDGVFAHAVHMTELDLLIKTRSKDYWRQRLREERNEMVKQSKEYWDSQAMLSMGI is encoded by the exons ATGAAGTTCGGTGCAATATATGAAGAGTATCTTCGGGAACAGCAAGACAAATACCTAGCAAAGTGCTCACATGTGGAGTACAAACGTCTCAAAAAGGTACTGAAGAAATGTCGAGTTGGTCGCTCATTGCAAGAAGACTGCCCCAATGGTGACCAGCAAGAGGGGAACAACGAATCTCCAGATATTTGCAAATGCAATTCATGCACAT TGTGTGATCAAATGTTCTTTACAGAACTTACTAAGGAGGCTTCAGAAATAGCTGGCTGTTTCAGCTCTAGAGTACAACGTCTCCTAAATCTTCATGTCCCTTCAGGATTTCTACGCTATATTTGGCGTGTAAGGCAATGTTTCATAGATGATCAACAAATCATGGTTCAAGAAGGCAGAATGTTACTTAATTATGTAACCATGAATGCTATTGCTATCCGTAAAATTCTGAAGAAGTATGACAAA ATACATGGTTCTGTCAGTGGTAGAGATTTCAAGAGCAAGATGCAAACTGATCATATTGAACTGTTGCAGTCCCCTTGGCTGATAGAACTGGGTGCTTTCCATCTAAACTGCAATAGTTCAGATATTGATGAAACTGTGGGGTTCCTTAAGAATGAGTTCTTCAAGAATTTTTCCTGTGATTTGACCGAAGCACGACCACTAATGACTATGGCTATTTCTGAAACTATGAAGTATGAGTACAGCCTAACTTGTCCAATTTGCTTG GATACTTTGTTCAACCCATATGCACTTAGCTGTGGCCATCTCTTTTGCAAAGGCTGTGCTTGTGGAGCTGCTTCTGTGTACATCTTTCAAGGTGTTAAGTATGCACCTCCTGAGGCGAAGTGTCCTGTATGCCGATCG GATGGTGTCTTTGCTCATGCTGTGCATATGACTGAACTTGACTTGCTCATCAAAACAAG GAGCAAGGATTACTGGAGACAGAGACTGCGAGAAGAGCGGAATGAGATGGTTAAGCAATCCAAAGAATACTGGGACTCTCAGGCTATGCTGTCAATGGGAATTTGA
- the LOC127766737 gene encoding probable E3 ubiquitin-protein ligase BAH1-like 1 isoform X2, with protein MKFGAIYEEYLREQQDKYLAKCSHVEYKRLKKVLKKCRVGRSLQEDCPNGDQQEGNNESPDICKCNSCTLCDQMFFTELTKEASEIAGCFSSRVQRLLNLHVPSGFLRYIWRVRQCFIDDQQIMVQEGRMLLNYVTMNAIAIRKILKKYDKIHGSVSGRDFKSKMQTDHIELLQSPWLIELGAFHLNCNSSDIDETVGFLKNEFFKNFSCDLTEARPLMTMAISETMKYEYSLTCPICLAVLVELLLCTSFKVLSMHLLRRSVLYADRMVSLLMLCI; from the exons ATGAAGTTCGGTGCAATATATGAAGAGTATCTTCGGGAACAGCAAGACAAATACCTAGCAAAGTGCTCACATGTGGAGTACAAACGTCTCAAAAAGGTACTGAAGAAATGTCGAGTTGGTCGCTCATTGCAAGAAGACTGCCCCAATGGTGACCAGCAAGAGGGGAACAACGAATCTCCAGATATTTGCAAATGCAATTCATGCACAT TGTGTGATCAAATGTTCTTTACAGAACTTACTAAGGAGGCTTCAGAAATAGCTGGCTGTTTCAGCTCTAGAGTACAACGTCTCCTAAATCTTCATGTCCCTTCAGGATTTCTACGCTATATTTGGCGTGTAAGGCAATGTTTCATAGATGATCAACAAATCATGGTTCAAGAAGGCAGAATGTTACTTAATTATGTAACCATGAATGCTATTGCTATCCGTAAAATTCTGAAGAAGTATGACAAA ATACATGGTTCTGTCAGTGGTAGAGATTTCAAGAGCAAGATGCAAACTGATCATATTGAACTGTTGCAGTCCCCTTGGCTGATAGAACTGGGTGCTTTCCATCTAAACTGCAATAGTTCAGATATTGATGAAACTGTGGGGTTCCTTAAGAATGAGTTCTTCAAGAATTTTTCCTGTGATTTGACCGAAGCACGACCACTAATGACTATGGCTATTTCTGAAACTATGAAGTATGAGTACAGCCTAACTTGTCCAATTTGCTTG GCTGTGCTTGTGGAGCTGCTTCTGTGTACATCTTTCAAGGTGTTAAGTATGCACCTCCTGAGGCGAAGTGTCCTGTATGCCGATCG GATGGTGTCTTTGCTCATGCTGTGCATATGA